From Pirellulales bacterium, the proteins below share one genomic window:
- a CDS encoding toxin-antitoxin system YwqK family antitoxin produces MSTRTLLLSVAGCVAVCLVAAGCDSEEPMSRAAAVAGSAVKAASYEVATTQDAAAQRAALPEAFEGVVELFGQKLKARRQVKLDAVGNYVNHGEAVAWYESGQKAGTMQFREGVPNGPQKVWYPSGRKKLHGQWEDGVAIGQWTEWHESGNKMSEGVYLSGEKHGPWRFWNPDGRLNELVDYDHGQELPVAGRPRSGSVR; encoded by the coding sequence ATGTCTACGCGTACCTTGTTGCTTTCGGTGGCCGGTTGTGTGGCAGTGTGCCTGGTGGCCGCCGGATGCGATTCTGAAGAACCGATGAGCCGGGCGGCTGCGGTCGCTGGCTCGGCGGTGAAGGCCGCCAGCTACGAGGTGGCGACCACGCAGGATGCCGCCGCTCAGCGAGCCGCCCTCCCCGAGGCGTTCGAAGGCGTCGTCGAGTTGTTCGGCCAGAAGCTGAAGGCGCGCCGGCAGGTGAAGCTCGACGCCGTAGGCAACTACGTCAATCATGGCGAAGCGGTCGCCTGGTACGAAAGTGGCCAGAAGGCCGGCACCATGCAGTTCCGCGAAGGGGTGCCCAACGGACCGCAGAAGGTCTGGTATCCCAGCGGTCGCAAGAAGCTGCACGGCCAGTGGGAAGATGGCGTCGCCATCGGCCAGTGGACCGAGTGGCACGAGTCGGGCAACAAGATGTCCGAAGGGGTCTACCTCTCTGGCGAAAAGCACGGCCCCTGGCGCTTTTGGAATCCCGATGGCCGGCTGAACGAACTGGTCGACTACGACCACGGTCAGGAGTTGCCGGTGGCCGGGCGCCCACGATCGGGCAGCGTGCGTTAG
- a CDS encoding MarR family transcriptional regulator, with the protein MHTTPETSDAQLLDLLRTEGARTVVELTTAMRVTPTAVRQRLARLQQQGLVEREISRAGRGRPRHRYSLTELARRRAGNNFADLAIVLWRELRAVRDPELRRGLLARVVQGFAGLYSSRVEGNDTRERMQSVSGLLAERDVPFAVEESGGLPVLVARDCPYPQLAEEDRGICAVEKMLFSELLQQDVRLAQCRLDGHACCQFQTS; encoded by the coding sequence ATGCATACCACGCCCGAAACATCCGACGCTCAACTGCTCGACCTGCTCCGCACCGAAGGGGCGCGGACGGTTGTCGAGTTGACGACGGCGATGCGGGTCACCCCGACCGCCGTGCGGCAACGGCTAGCCCGTCTGCAGCAGCAGGGGCTGGTCGAGCGCGAGATAAGCCGAGCCGGGCGTGGGCGTCCCCGCCACCGTTACTCGCTGACCGAGCTGGCTCGCCGCCGCGCCGGCAACAACTTTGCCGACCTGGCGATCGTCCTCTGGCGCGAGCTGCGTGCCGTGCGCGATCCCGAGCTGCGGCGCGGGCTGCTCGCCCGGGTGGTGCAGGGCTTTGCCGGCTTGTACTCGTCGCGGGTCGAGGGGAACGACACCCGCGAGCGGATGCAGTCGGTCAGCGGGCTGCTGGCCGAGCGCGACGTCCCCTTTGCGGTCGAGGAGTCGGGCGGACTGCCCGTTTTAGTCGCTCGCGATTGCCCTTATCCGCAGTTGGCCGAAGAGGATCGCGGCATCTGCGCGGTAGAGAAGATGTTGTTTTCCGAGTTGCTCCAGCAAGACGTGCGTCTCGCCCAGTGCCGGCTCGACGGCCACGCCTGCTGCCAGTTTCAAACGAGTTGA
- a CDS encoding tetrahydromethanopterin-linked C1 transfer pathway: protein MAWLGLDIGGAHLKVADTLGYARSLPFPLWRTPNELPAALQQLLASAPAAERVAVTMTGELADCYTTKAEGVASIVAATLAAAGPRQVAFYRHDGNFVESVQANAEPLLVAAANWHALASFACRYVPTSPGLLIDIGSTTTDLIPLVDGAPRTTGHTDPERMLSGELVYTGVVRTPVCAATATLPWRGAPCPVAAELFATTLDAYLTLEDLAEDSSNTETADGRAATRAAAHDRLARAICADRTMFSAEDARAAAEAIASAQLSRLGRAAQQVLRALSVPPQSIVVSGQGEFLARRMVEKLRLTVPVVSLAERLGGELSRAATAHAVAVLAEECYL, encoded by the coding sequence ATGGCCTGGCTCGGTCTCGACATTGGCGGCGCTCATCTGAAGGTAGCCGATACGCTGGGCTACGCCCGCTCGCTGCCGTTTCCCCTCTGGCGCACGCCCAACGAATTGCCCGCCGCCTTGCAACAGCTTCTCGCCTCGGCCCCGGCGGCCGAGCGTGTCGCGGTGACCATGACGGGCGAGCTGGCCGACTGCTACACGACCAAGGCCGAGGGGGTCGCTTCGATCGTGGCCGCGACCCTGGCGGCGGCTGGTCCGCGGCAAGTGGCCTTTTATCGCCACGACGGCAACTTCGTCGAAAGCGTGCAGGCCAACGCCGAGCCCCTCCTCGTCGCCGCGGCCAACTGGCATGCGCTGGCATCGTTTGCGTGCCGCTACGTGCCCACGTCGCCGGGCCTGCTCATCGACATCGGTTCGACGACGACCGATCTCATTCCGCTCGTCGACGGCGCGCCACGCACCACGGGGCACACCGATCCCGAGCGAATGCTGTCGGGCGAACTGGTCTACACCGGGGTCGTGCGCACCCCCGTCTGTGCGGCGACGGCCACCCTTCCCTGGCGCGGTGCCCCCTGTCCGGTGGCGGCCGAGTTGTTTGCCACGACACTCGATGCGTATCTCACCTTGGAGGACCTCGCCGAAGACTCCTCGAACACGGAGACCGCCGACGGCCGCGCCGCCACGCGCGCCGCGGCACACGATCGCCTGGCACGCGCGATCTGCGCCGATCGAACCATGTTCTCGGCCGAAGATGCCCGCGCGGCCGCCGAGGCCATCGCCAGCGCCCAGCTTTCGCGATTGGGTCGGGCCGCGCAGCAGGTATTGCGCGCGCTAAGTGTGCCGCCACAGTCGATCGTCGTGTCGGGGCAGGGAGAATTCCTCGCGCGACGCATGGTCGAAAAGCTGCGTCTGACGGTGCCCGTGGTCTCGCTGGCCGAGCGACTCGGGGGCGAGCTGTCTCGCGCGGCGACGGCGCATGCCGTGGCGGTGCTGGCCGAGGAATGCTACCTGTGA
- a CDS encoding tetratricopeptide repeat protein: protein MLVLWASLACPAASHAADEFNDAEASYRAGVSNAKEGRYREAISYFNRAIEMNRTFAAAYTERGLARSAVGDRSGAIADFGKVIELKPESDVAHVNRGWTLYLEGHLERALVDFNRAVEINGKNHEALYCRGLVHRRRKDLDAALADFSAAIEAKPDYAYAFNERAKIEHAQGDGDAAREDWLQATKLDPKLGEAWLALGILQQAQGDAKEALVNFDRSILLSGKSALAHYHRGMAREATKDLQGAFDDYNEAVTLDRRFALAYYRRGLLLRQSGENDLAINDFTKVIVLEPDFIDAFRARGKARRAKNDLEGAISDYNRAIAANPKLPEAYVNRGEAKLAGGDFNGAIDDFTRAIQIDAKFPDGYANRGLALLRAGKDAEAKKDFEIFFELMPEAQEAFQEQITRIMKAREVAAKNAAAEAAAAEPAATSGSATP from the coding sequence ATGCTGGTTCTGTGGGCCTCGCTGGCGTGCCCGGCGGCGAGCCATGCCGCCGACGAATTCAACGACGCCGAGGCGTCGTATCGCGCCGGCGTGAGCAACGCGAAGGAAGGGCGGTATCGCGAGGCGATCTCTTACTTCAATCGCGCGATCGAGATGAATCGCACCTTCGCGGCGGCCTATACCGAGCGCGGTCTGGCCCGCTCGGCCGTGGGAGATCGGAGCGGCGCGATTGCCGATTTCGGTAAGGTGATCGAGCTGAAGCCCGAGTCGGACGTGGCCCACGTGAATCGCGGCTGGACCCTCTATCTCGAAGGGCATCTCGAGCGTGCCCTGGTCGATTTCAATCGGGCCGTCGAGATCAACGGCAAGAATCACGAGGCGCTGTACTGTCGCGGTCTGGTTCACCGTCGGCGGAAGGATCTCGACGCGGCCCTGGCCGACTTTTCGGCCGCGATCGAGGCCAAACCCGACTATGCGTACGCCTTCAACGAACGTGCCAAGATCGAGCATGCCCAGGGAGATGGCGACGCGGCGCGCGAGGACTGGTTGCAAGCCACCAAGCTCGATCCCAAGCTCGGCGAGGCGTGGCTGGCCCTGGGTATCCTGCAGCAGGCACAAGGGGACGCGAAAGAGGCGCTGGTCAACTTCGATCGGTCGATCTTGCTGAGTGGCAAGAGCGCGCTGGCGCACTATCACCGCGGCATGGCCCGGGAGGCGACGAAGGATCTTCAGGGTGCCTTCGACGACTACAACGAGGCGGTGACGCTCGATCGCCGGTTTGCCCTGGCCTACTATCGACGCGGCCTGCTGCTACGGCAGTCGGGCGAGAACGACCTGGCGATCAACGACTTCACCAAGGTGATCGTGCTCGAGCCCGACTTCATTGATGCCTTTCGCGCGCGCGGCAAGGCGCGGCGGGCCAAGAACGATCTCGAAGGGGCCATCAGCGATTACAACCGGGCCATCGCGGCGAATCCCAAGCTGCCCGAAGCGTACGTGAACCGCGGCGAGGCGAAGCTGGCCGGCGGCGACTTCAACGGCGCCATCGACGACTTCACGCGGGCGATTCAGATCGATGCGAAATTCCCCGATGGCTATGCCAATCGAGGGCTGGCCCTGCTGCGGGCGGGTAAAGATGCCGAGGCGAAGAAGGACTTCGAGATCTTCTTCGAGCTGATGCCCGAGGCCCAAGAGGCCTTCCAGGAGCAGATCACGCGGATCATGAAGGCCCGGGAAGTAGCGGCCAAGAACGCGGCAGCCGAGGCGGCGGCTGCGGAACCGGCCGCCACCAGCGGTTCGGCCACCCCATAA
- a CDS encoding NADH-quinone oxidoreductase subunit B — protein MTQPWIEGRFEENVITTTIEQAINWARQSSIWPMTFGLACCAIEMMATGASRFDLDRFGAGAFRATPRQADLMIVAGTVTYKMASRVRRLYNLMPDPKFVIAMGACTVGGGPYFKYGYHVVKGVDLVVPVDVYVPGCPPRPEALLEGVMRIQDKIKGHKIAKRRQGSGAMSWLQTAGQLGERIEDELPVPHHTGYVAARDDEPVFDHQKLTG, from the coding sequence ATGACACAGCCGTGGATCGAAGGGCGTTTTGAAGAAAACGTCATCACGACGACGATCGAGCAAGCCATCAACTGGGCCCGCCAGTCGAGCATTTGGCCCATGACGTTCGGCCTGGCCTGTTGTGCGATCGAAATGATGGCCACCGGGGCCAGCCGCTTCGATCTCGACCGTTTCGGCGCCGGCGCGTTTCGCGCGACACCCCGTCAGGCGGACTTGATGATCGTGGCGGGCACGGTGACCTACAAAATGGCCAGCCGCGTGCGGCGTCTCTACAACTTGATGCCCGATCCGAAGTTCGTGATCGCCATGGGCGCATGTACCGTCGGCGGCGGTCCCTACTTCAAGTACGGCTACCACGTCGTGAAGGGGGTGGACCTGGTCGTGCCGGTCGACGTTTACGTGCCCGGCTGCCCCCCCCGTCCCGAGGCCCTGCTCGAAGGCGTGATGCGCATCCAAGACAAGATCAAGGGGCACAAGATCGCCAAGCGGCGCCAAGGCAGCGGCGCGATGAGTTGGCTGCAGACGGCCGGCCAGTTGGGAGAACGTATCGAGGATGAACTCCCCGTCCCCCACCATACCGGCTACGTCGCGGCCCGCGACGACGAACCCGTTTTCGATCACCAGAAACTGACCGGCTGA
- the sufD gene encoding Fe-S cluster assembly protein SufD, with translation MTQTALSTGFRPETFESFLSRRAEPPWLVRLRREAWERFLALPMPTTSDEEWRRTDIRLLRLDRYALPTELPAEPALPPALLTAGVELGGRAVSLDSLPVSQQLDECWSKKGVLFGSLDALAAEHPELVQRFLYSAVDAHYDRFAALSAACWSGGTLVYVPRGVVVDQPLHVLSALSRGGTDLGRLLIVLDEGAEATVLSETAGGDDNGFHTGAVELIVRPGARLRYVNLQHWGSGVWHFAHQKAVVDRDASLQWTIGALGGKLAKVNQHVSLVGAGADAQVNGVMFTEGKQHLSYHTLQRHEIDHCRSDLLYKGALQDNSRLVWRGMIKVDPGAQKTDAYQRNDNLVLSEHARADSIPGLEIEADDVRCTHGSTAGRVDDEQIFYARCRGLTRKEAVRMIVAGFFQQVFDRITIESVREALGLAIGRKIREYD, from the coding sequence ATGACCCAAACCGCGTTATCCACCGGCTTTCGGCCGGAGACGTTCGAATCGTTTCTCTCGCGCCGCGCCGAGCCCCCCTGGCTGGTGCGCCTGCGCCGCGAGGCCTGGGAACGCTTCCTCGCGCTCCCCATGCCCACCACCAGCGACGAAGAGTGGCGCCGCACCGATATCCGCCTGCTGCGTTTGGATCGCTACGCCTTGCCGACGGAACTGCCCGCCGAGCCGGCGCTGCCGCCGGCCCTGTTGACCGCGGGGGTCGAGTTGGGCGGGCGCGCGGTGTCGCTCGATAGCCTGCCGGTGTCGCAGCAGCTCGACGAGTGCTGGTCGAAAAAGGGGGTGCTGTTCGGTAGTCTCGATGCGCTGGCCGCCGAGCATCCCGAGCTCGTGCAGCGTTTCCTCTACTCGGCGGTCGATGCTCATTACGACCGTTTTGCGGCGCTGTCGGCCGCCTGCTGGTCGGGCGGAACGCTCGTCTACGTGCCGCGCGGCGTCGTGGTCGATCAACCCTTGCACGTCCTCTCGGCCTTGAGTCGTGGCGGGACCGATCTCGGTCGCCTGCTCATCGTGCTCGACGAGGGGGCCGAGGCTACCGTCCTCTCCGAAACGGCCGGCGGCGACGATAACGGTTTCCACACCGGCGCCGTAGAACTCATCGTCCGCCCCGGTGCCCGGCTGCGCTACGTGAATCTCCAGCATTGGGGATCGGGCGTCTGGCACTTCGCCCATCAAAAGGCCGTGGTCGATCGCGACGCCAGCCTGCAATGGACGATCGGAGCGCTCGGCGGCAAGCTGGCCAAGGTGAATCAGCACGTCTCGCTCGTCGGCGCCGGCGCCGACGCGCAGGTCAACGGCGTCATGTTCACCGAGGGGAAGCAGCACCTCTCCTACCACACGCTGCAGCGCCACGAGATCGACCATTGCCGCAGCGACCTGCTCTACAAGGGGGCGCTGCAAGACAATTCGCGCCTCGTCTGGCGCGGCATGATCAAGGTCGATCCCGGTGCCCAAAAGACCGACGCCTACCAGCGCAACGACAACCTGGTCCTATCGGAGCATGCCCGGGCCGATTCCATTCCCGGGCTCGAGATCGAAGCGGACGACGTGCGTTGCACGCACGGCTCGACCGCGGGTCGCGTCGACGACGAGCAGATTTTCTACGCCCGCTGCCGCGGTCTGACGCGAAAAGAGGCGGTGCGCATGATCGTGGCGGGCTTCTTCCAGCAGGTCTTCGACCGCATCACGATCGAAAGCGTCCGCGAAGCCCTGGGACTGGCCATCGGTCGCAAGATTCGCGAATACGATTGA
- the sufC gene encoding Fe-S cluster assembly ATPase SufC, which translates to MTETLKITNLHVSVEGKPILNGVNLVIRRGETHALMGPNGSGKSTLGFAIMGHPGYEVTDGAIDLDGRDVLAMDPNERARAGIFLAFQRPMSIPGVKMADFLRHATTNVRRPDRKEGEELLPMREFRKELKDKMSQLRMDTEFARRYVNDGFSGGEMKRAEILQMAMLRPKFAILDETDSGLDVDAVRLASQSIAEIGGRDMGILIITHHDKLLEHNRPDFTHVMLGGRIVETGGPELAEELHERGYDRVRAAYPDAAEANQAMEKKQTAEAGIA; encoded by the coding sequence ATGACCGAGACGCTCAAGATCACGAATCTGCACGTCAGTGTCGAGGGCAAGCCGATTCTCAACGGCGTCAACCTCGTGATTCGCCGCGGAGAAACCCACGCCCTGATGGGGCCGAATGGCTCGGGCAAGAGCACGCTCGGCTTCGCCATCATGGGGCATCCCGGTTACGAGGTGACCGACGGCGCCATCGATCTCGACGGTCGCGACGTGCTGGCGATGGACCCGAACGAACGAGCCCGGGCCGGCATCTTCCTGGCCTTTCAGCGACCGATGTCGATACCGGGCGTGAAGATGGCCGATTTTCTGCGGCATGCCACGACGAACGTCCGTCGCCCCGACCGCAAAGAGGGGGAAGAGCTGCTGCCGATGCGCGAGTTCCGTAAGGAACTGAAGGACAAGATGTCGCAACTGCGCATGGATACCGAGTTCGCCCGCCGCTATGTGAACGACGGCTTCTCCGGCGGCGAGATGAAGCGGGCCGAGATCCTGCAGATGGCCATGCTCCGCCCCAAGTTCGCCATTCTCGACGAGACCGATAGCGGGCTCGACGTCGACGCCGTGCGGCTGGCCAGCCAAAGCATTGCCGAGATCGGCGGTCGCGACATGGGCATCCTCATCATCACGCACCACGACAAGCTGCTCGAGCACAATCGCCCCGACTTCACGCACGTGATGTTGGGGGGGCGCATCGTCGAGACGGGGGGGCCCGAGTTGGCCGAAGAATTGCACGAACGAGGCTACGATCGCGTCCGCGCGGCTTATCCCGATGCCGCGGAGGCGAATCAAGCCATGGAGAAAAAACAAACCGCGGAGGCGGGCATCGCCTAG
- a CDS encoding ATP-grasp domain-containing protein, whose product MRIFAYEMVTAGGLPLPPGEPLPVSLLREGRAMLEALATDLAACRDVQVDVLCDARHEPLTLPAVRVTTASGRDDEAWQFERLASAADAVIVVAPETAGLLAARSRWASSMSQLLGPELELIELASDKDRTARFLANVDIATPSGICLAPGEPLPRDFSYPAVLKPRDGAGSQETYFIADVPAAERQPAPSSAARLEHYCPGRAASVAAIAGPRERIILPPCWQRLSDDGRFRYLGGATIVEESLRERATELAHRVLQALPEPRGYLGIDLILGQDPHGRDDRVIEINPRLTTSYIGLRAAARGNLAQAWLDLAAGRRTALSFADTPVQFDADGTIRFTPQTMM is encoded by the coding sequence ATGCGGATTTTCGCCTACGAAATGGTCACCGCCGGAGGCCTTCCCCTCCCCCCTGGCGAGCCGCTCCCCGTCTCGCTGTTGCGCGAGGGGCGCGCCATGCTCGAGGCCCTCGCCACCGATCTGGCCGCCTGTCGCGACGTGCAGGTCGACGTCCTCTGCGACGCGCGGCATGAGCCCCTCACGCTCCCCGCCGTCCGCGTCACCACGGCCTCTGGCCGCGACGACGAGGCATGGCAATTCGAGCGGTTGGCCAGCGCGGCCGATGCCGTCATCGTCGTGGCGCCCGAGACGGCCGGGTTGCTCGCCGCTCGCAGTCGTTGGGCAAGTAGCATGTCGCAACTCTTGGGACCAGAGCTCGAGTTGATCGAGTTAGCCAGCGACAAAGATCGTACGGCCCGCTTCCTCGCCAACGTGGACATCGCCACGCCATCGGGCATCTGTCTCGCGCCGGGCGAGCCCCTGCCCCGCGATTTTTCCTATCCCGCGGTACTCAAGCCTCGCGATGGGGCGGGCTCGCAAGAGACCTACTTCATCGCCGATGTACCTGCGGCCGAGCGACAACCCGCGCCATCGTCTGCCGCACGCCTGGAACACTACTGTCCGGGACGTGCGGCCAGTGTCGCCGCGATTGCCGGACCGCGCGAAAGAATCATTCTTCCTCCCTGCTGGCAGCGGCTGAGCGACGACGGGCGGTTCCGCTATCTCGGCGGAGCGACCATCGTCGAGGAATCTCTCCGCGAACGCGCCACCGAACTTGCGCATCGCGTCTTGCAGGCCCTGCCCGAGCCGCGCGGATACCTGGGGATCGATCTGATCTTGGGTCAAGATCCCCACGGTCGCGACGATCGCGTGATCGAAATCAATCCACGACTCACGACCTCGTATATCGGCCTGCGCGCCGCCGCCCGCGGAAATCTCGCGCAAGCCTGGCTCGACCTGGCGGCCGGGCGACGCACCGCGTTGTCGTTCGCCGACACGCCCGTACAATTCGACGCCGACGGAACGATCCGCTTCACGCCTCAAACGATGATGTAG
- a CDS encoding non-heme iron oxygenase ferredoxin subunit, with the protein MSEFVSVAKVAELPAGGKLVVDVDERLVALFHVEGKIYAIDDVCTHDGGPLAEGELDGYAIACPRHGARFDIRNGHVLSMPATHDTASHEVKVEGDEIFVRLSDD; encoded by the coding sequence ATGTCCGAGTTCGTAAGCGTGGCCAAGGTTGCCGAGTTGCCCGCAGGGGGCAAGCTGGTCGTCGATGTCGACGAGCGGCTGGTGGCGCTGTTCCACGTCGAGGGCAAGATCTACGCCATCGACGACGTCTGCACGCACGACGGGGGTCCGCTGGCCGAGGGCGAGTTGGATGGCTACGCCATCGCCTGTCCGCGACATGGCGCCCGTTTCGACATCCGCAACGGTCATGTCTTGTCGATGCCGGCCACGCACGATACGGCATCGCACGAAGTGAAGGTCGAAGGGGACGAGATCTTCGTCCGCCTCAGCGACGATTAA
- the sufB gene encoding Fe-S cluster assembly protein SufB, whose amino-acid sequence MATDLKQDSFDVGLGEINKYDFRNAEKYIFKSRKGLDAEIVHQISDMKNEPEWMRDFRLKSLEIFNSKPIPRWGGDVALDFQDIYYYIKPSDHQGRTWDDVPEDIKRTFDKLGIPEAEKKFLAGVKAQYESEVVYGSLREELTKQGVIFTDTDSAVREYPDLVKQYFATVIPPSDNKFAALNSAVWSGGSFIYVPKGVKIEYPLQAYFRINAENMGQFERTLILVDEGAQVHYVEGCTAPMYSTESLHSAVVEVVVKKHARCRYTTIQNWANNIYNLVTKRAMAYEGATMEWVDGNLGSRLTMKYPAVYMMEPGARGEVLSIAFASAGQHQDAGAKMVHCAPHTSSRIISKSISKNGGRSSYRGLVKIDHGAKKSKSNVVCDALILDSKSRSDTYPYIEIDEQDVTVGHEASVSRIGEEQLFYLESRGLSEAEASTMIVNGFIEPLVKELPMEYAIEMNRLIELQMEGSVG is encoded by the coding sequence ATGGCTACCGACCTGAAGCAAGATTCCTTCGACGTCGGCTTGGGTGAAATCAACAAGTACGATTTCCGCAACGCGGAGAAGTACATCTTCAAGAGCCGCAAGGGGCTCGACGCCGAGATCGTGCATCAGATCTCGGACATGAAGAACGAGCCCGAGTGGATGCGCGACTTCCGGTTGAAGAGCCTCGAGATCTTCAACTCGAAGCCCATTCCACGCTGGGGGGGCGATGTCGCGCTCGACTTCCAAGACATCTACTACTACATCAAGCCCTCCGACCACCAGGGTCGCACCTGGGACGATGTACCCGAGGACATCAAGCGCACCTTCGACAAGCTCGGCATTCCCGAGGCGGAGAAGAAGTTCCTCGCCGGGGTGAAGGCCCAGTACGAGAGCGAAGTGGTCTACGGCTCGCTCCGCGAAGAACTCACCAAGCAGGGGGTCATCTTCACCGATACCGACTCGGCGGTGCGCGAGTATCCCGACCTGGTGAAGCAATACTTCGCCACGGTGATTCCGCCGTCGGACAACAAGTTCGCCGCGCTCAATTCGGCGGTCTGGTCGGGGGGCTCGTTCATCTACGTGCCCAAGGGGGTGAAGATCGAGTATCCGCTGCAGGCCTACTTCCGCATCAACGCCGAGAACATGGGCCAGTTCGAGCGGACCTTGATCCTCGTCGACGAAGGCGCGCAGGTACATTACGTCGAAGGCTGCACGGCGCCGATGTACTCGACCGAAAGCCTCCACTCGGCCGTGGTCGAGGTCGTGGTGAAGAAGCACGCCCGTTGCCGTTACACGACGATCCAGAACTGGGCCAACAACATCTACAACCTGGTGACCAAGCGTGCCATGGCCTACGAAGGGGCCACCATGGAGTGGGTCGACGGCAACCTGGGGAGCCGGCTGACGATGAAGTATCCGGCCGTCTACATGATGGAGCCGGGAGCCCGCGGCGAGGTACTGTCGATCGCGTTTGCCTCGGCCGGCCAGCATCAGGACGCCGGCGCGAAGATGGTGCATTGTGCTCCGCACACGTCGAGCCGCATCATCTCGAAGTCGATCTCGAAGAATGGCGGCCGCTCGAGCTATCGCGGCCTGGTCAAGATCGACCACGGCGCCAAGAAGTCGAAGTCGAACGTCGTCTGTGACGCTTTGATCCTCGACTCGAAGAGCCGCAGCGATACGTACCCCTATATCGAGATCGACGAGCAGGACGTGACCGTCGGCCACGAGGCGAGCGTCTCGCGGATCGGTGAAGAGCAGTTGTTCTACCTCGAAAGCCGCGGTCTCTCCGAGGCCGAGGCCAGCACGATGATCGTCAACGGCTTCATCGAACCGCTCGTCAAAGAGCTGCCGATGGAGTATGCCATCGAGATGAACCGCCTGATCGAGCTGCAAATGGAAGGCTCGGTCGGCTGA
- a CDS encoding metal-sulfur cluster assembly factor, with protein MAISEDAIRESLKQVIDPELFVNIVDLGLIYNVNLAEEGEKTNVGIEMTMTSPACPAGPQLIQQSKDVVGRMENVGEVHVKLVMDPPWTPDRMTEEARDQLGIF; from the coding sequence ATGGCGATTTCCGAAGACGCCATCCGCGAGTCGCTCAAGCAGGTCATCGACCCCGAGCTGTTCGTCAACATCGTCGACCTGGGGCTCATCTACAACGTGAACCTCGCCGAAGAGGGAGAGAAGACGAACGTCGGCATCGAGATGACGATGACCAGCCCCGCCTGCCCCGCCGGCCCACAGCTCATCCAGCAGAGCAAGGACGTCGTCGGCCGCATGGAAAACGTCGGCGAGGTCCACGTCAAGCTCGTGATGGATCCCCCCTGGACCCCCGATCGCATGACCGAAGAAGCCCGCGATCAACTCGGCATCTTCTAA